Within the Hevea brasiliensis isolate MT/VB/25A 57/8 chromosome 2, ASM3005281v1, whole genome shotgun sequence genome, the region TTAAACGTTCATAACTTGTATCATAGTTAAGTATATGGTTCTCCATTCCTTTTTCAAACAGTAGTGaatgtagaaaatatttttcttagtcaatataaaaaaatatatatattaaaataaaaaatttaaattaatttttactatataaaaatttagtacaataaaatcaaattaatataAGATATATTTTCacgtgaaaataaaaattattagattcaAACaagtcaaataaataaataatatatatatatatatatagactattttaataaaaaaatttgccAATTTTGTGGTAAATTCACCAGTGTTTTCAAgcaaatttttgatataaaaaaaaattgattaaatgtGAGAGAAAActtcaaaaacttaaaattacacTACATCAATCCTGCTTTATCCCTAATCTTCAATGATTGTGAAGAATTTTTTGATTTGATTGATGATGGCTTATGGATAACTCTCACGGCATCTCACGATGGAATCTAAATATTTTATTACTTTCATTGGtaaaaaaatcttaatttaaTCTCTaataaatgtaataaaaaaattgaaattctgaGAAGTAATAATGAGGAGAGTGTATTAATCATCATATTCTAGAAGCCATCATATTCTAGAATCCACAAAAATCCAAGGAAATAGGACGCATGAGCAGTACTTGGGAGTCTTGAATTTTTCTTTCCATagaaaaaaagaattattaaaattaagagaaaaatcaggaataaccTAGACGACGAAGGACAAAACGCCGAAGCACAGATCCAAACATCGAAGCTCATAAGAAAAATCAACCAAGCCAAAAACAGCCAAAAGCCTAAGAATCATTACAAACTCTCACAGATGTTGCAGTTTTTGAGCATGATCATGTTTACTAAACATTACAGCCACAAGTATTACCAGTCTTCTTATGGTGTTGATTGTTTGAAatcttatattaaaaaaatataaaataaaaaaataatatataaatgattgaattataatattaatttatttaattattttaatatataaaataatttaattatttatataaatttaaattaaaataaaataaattataatttaattaatattttctctgaatttaatataaatatcactgtattatattaaaataaaaagtgcaaaaaagtatataaatataaatgtATATTTAACTTCATCCATTTAAAATTTACATAAAGTTGAGAtcagtaatttaatttatttatataaatataaataaaatattttttaatttaaatgaaataaatgattaaaaattaaatgaaagagaagataaagaaaaaaattatattttatctatataataaaaggaaaaataaaaataagaaataaatttaaataattattaaatttttatatttatttaataataattaaataattttaatatttaatttagatCATAACATATAAATTATAAATGATTAGAGCTGAAGATAACAattgatgaaaaataaaatttattatatagtgACAATACTGATGAATGATGAGACGTAGCATGATAAGAGCCTCAAAAGTCCGGCACTGGATCAGGCTATCTGAATCACTTAACCTTGTCCCCAACTCCTTGCCTACCTAAGCAATGATCTCATCACCCTTTGTGTGGATACTGTTGCCCAGTAGATTTATATAAACCAGGTACAGATACTAATCTTTTCATATTTATCAGCTACTTTAGCTTCTCCACAAATACAAATACTTGTCCTTTGACAATGGGTTATGTAGGTGTTGTTTTGGTGGGTCTGGTAATTGTTGTTGTTATTAGAAAGATTTGGCAGGTGTTTAAGATTGTGGTGTGGAGGCCATATGTCTTGACTAAAACCTTTGAGAAGCAAGGAATCAGAGGACCATCTTACAAGCTCCTTCATGGTTCCCTTGAGGAGATCAAGGAGCTGAAGAAGCTTGCAACAGAAACGGTTTTAGATACAAATTCCAATGATATCACTCGCAGAATTCTCCCACACTATCACAAATGGTCCTCCCAATACGGTCAGTTTTATTTTCTTCATACACATCTTTACTTCTCTTAGCTACTTCAATTTTGCATGTTTGCTTTCTTAATTACAagtaattaattaacatttttctTAAATTAATAATACGCTTTAATTTAATAGTATGATGGTGTTTTCAAATTTGTGATGATGTTATTAGAGGTTTTTGGATCGGTGATTGATCAGAATGCTGCTTgtaataagaataaaaaaaagGTGAAGTCAGTGGTCTGAATGAAACTACTCTGACGCTCAAGTTAGTAAATGTTAAAGAGAAATAACAGATACTATACATAGTAGAAGAAGAATAGAATAGCATATCTTGAATATTAATGTGAACTATATTTATAGAGTAAACGATAATACATCTTTTATTTTAATCGAAATTTCACTAGCTCATTTCCTTTCACTCTTTGTGGAGGTGTCACTTAATATATTTTATAGAACATACTTTTATTATTTAACTGACTTATGCCTGATTATTTTTCCTTGTCCGAATATATACTTATCCTTTGATTGAACAATCATTTTATCCGAACACCTTATAAACTGTCTGAATACCTGATATCTTATCTGAATATTTTGTGAATTATTCAAATACTTAATTTCTTGTTTAAACACTTTATGAATTATTCgaacattattttttaaaaaatttttaaagcaTTTGAAGATTTTAAAAGAAAAGCTCTTTAATCAACATTATTTTATAAAACTTCCTTCTAAATAGAGAATATTGGCGATTAacctcaaaataaataaattgagaTATTTTAATTAGAAACGTATTTATTCTTTGCACCTTTAACAATGGAAGATGATTAATTAAACTATTCTTAATTGATAAATaaaaatcattttagttaatatttttaattgtgtTGTATTCAAAAGCAGGGGAAAAAAAGCAATCTGTGCTGAAAAAACATAAAGCAAGCATATTATGGGCCACCCCATTATATTGCCATTATGAAATTCACATCTACACAACCAAGACGTTGGGGTGATTTTGAATTTTACTTTCTGCATAATCACCTTAAATAatagagaaataaaatataaaaaataaccaATATGTATTGCCATTACGCTTTTAAGAGAGAACTCGTGCTAGATTTTTgaagaaaatattattaaaaggGACAAttctaaactttaaataaattagTTTTATGTAGATTATAAAATTGACATAAAAAAATTCTTATTTAAAAAACGTAACTATAAAACTTACATGAATAAATGATAATTAAGATGAATACAATTTTctgataaataaaattataaagtgaaaatgaaattaaaaagtcaTAAAAAAGCTCTACACTTGGCAAAATAACCTTTTGATTTGATAAGGatataaaatgtaaaaaaaaaaaaccttgagATGGATTTGAAATGGACCAAATCAAATTGAAATCGAAATCAAAACCTTGAGAGATAGCTGTTTCAATTCCTGTTCATCTTTTTTTAAGTCAACCGGAATCGGGCTTAGGACCCAGGTCTACCCTTCACTCATTTACGTAAAATTatctcttttttttaattatttaatttaattttttcaaatATTGTTATAATGTTTTAATTTTCATCTTCTTTTGTGAAATTTTTTAtccctttccttttcctttgttAAATTTTGCCACTGATTAGCTTTATCTGAGATGGGTAATTTTTATCGTTGCAGGCGACACACTGCTGTATTGGCATGGTACACAACCAAGAATCACAATAACAAACCCAGAGCTGGCCAAGCAAATACTCTCAAACAAGTTCGGCTTCTATGAGAAACCCAAGTCTAGGCCTTCAATACGATATCTCACCGGGTATGGATTGATTCTCGTTCAAGGACTAGACTGGGTTAGGCACAGAAGGGTTCTCAATCCTGCTTTCTCCATTGACAAACTTAAGGTCTCAAACTTTCtttcttaatttaattaatagCTAGTCCTTTTATTCTCTCTACCATCCATGATCATTAGTTCTTTATCGTAAACTTGTGTAGATATATTTTTTCCTTAAGTTTTACGTTCACTGGTTTTTTGCCTAGCAGATTATGATAAAGAAAATGGCTGAATGCACAATTTCAATGCTTGATGAGTGGAAAAATCTGGCTGGAGTGGCTGCCGATCAACGTATCAAGATAGAGATGAATGGAAATTTTCAGAAGCTTACGGCTGATATCATTGCCCACACTGCCTTTGGCAGTAGTTACATGGAGGGAAGAGAAGCCTTTAAAGCACTAAGAGAGCTTCAAAAATGTTGTGTTGCTTCAATTACTGATATTTTCATCCCCGGTAGCCAGTAATAAACTTGCCTCTAAACCATGTTTGACTTGTTTATTCAATCAGTTACACTTACGAGCCAACTGattgatcttcttcttcttcttcttctgggtCCTTGTAGGTATCTGCCTACTCCATCGAATATTCAGATGTGGAAGCTAAACAGGAAGCTAGAGAACTCATTGAAGGGCATCATAGAAAGTAGAATGAGGGCAAAAGCTAGGACAGATGGTTGTTATGGAGATGATCTTCTTGGTATAATGATTGAATCTTCAGAAACAATAGCTGATGACACCAAAATTACTTCAAAGTTGAACATGAAGGAAATCATGGAAAATTGCAAATCATTCTTCTTTGCTGGGCACGAGACCACGTCCAATTTACTAACTTGGACAGTCTTCTTGTTGAGCATACACACAGAATGGCAAGAAAGACTTAGAGAAGAGGTGTTGAAGGAATGTGGGATGGGAATTCCAGATGCAGACATGTTAGCTAAGTTAAAATTGGTTAACATGGTTCTGCTCGAGGCTTTGAGGCTGTACTGTCCAGTGATAATGTTGCTCAGGAAGACATCAGAAGATATGAAACTGGGAAATTTGCTGATCCCAAAAGAAACATGTATAACAATTCCCATTATAAAGATTCACAGGAGCAAGGAATACTGGGGAGAGGATGCAAATGAATTCAATCCAATAAGGTTCGCGAATGGGGTCTCCAAGGCTGGAAAACACCCGAATGCTTTATTGGCCTTTTCAATCGGTCCCAGAGTTTGCATCGGCCAGAATTTTGCAATGCTGGAAGCAAAAACTGTTCTTGCATTGATTCTTCAGAGGTTTTCGCTATCCCTCTCCCCTGAGTATAAACACGCCCCAGTCGACTTTCTTACTCTGCATCCGCAGTATGGTCTACCCATTAATGTAAAATCTTTGCTTTTCTAAGATGAAGCAAGCATTTACCTATGGCAATACCTCTCCGAAATtggtttttttccttttttcttttgttGAATGTATCAAGGTATTAAGATCATCGAATAGAGTAATGTTTGTATGCCAAAATAAAGTTAATAAGCAAAAATCCATGTTATTATctaaatttctcaaaattttttcctATTGAAACTTCTAGTTGAAAATTAATTATATGTTTTATTGTACTcctgaattatttgatttgttatattaaatataaataattacttaaaaataaaaatttagaatatGAATATCATGTCTATAAAGTCAATATATACGgtttgagtttttttttaaataatttaatatatattattaaataaaaattaaaaaaaaaatagcataGACATTACCAATTAAAATCAGGACAATAAGCCATTGACAATggtaataaaacaataataaaaaactgaAAAATGACAATAAATAAAAGCCcaattacattaaaaaaaaaaagcgttGTTCGATTTAACAGAGCGGCTAAAGTTATGCTACTCATTTGATACTCTCTCAATTCCCCGTAAACAAATATACACAAAAAAACAGAACGAAAATTATGCTGCAAAGGGAAGCAAAATTTTGGAGATCCAACCAAGAGCAGTGAAATCTGCAGCGAAATCTGATCATCAGGCCAAGACAACCCGCAGAACAGGACCAGAACAAAGATACAACAAGAAGCCGAAACCAGAAAAGCAGAAATTCTACAAACCATTCAAAAGCAACAAGattaagcagaaaaggaagactacaCTCTATAAAACTCGATCCCCATAACAATTAGCATCAGCCATAAGGAACTGATCAACTAGTGCCTGAACAGACTGCTAAAATGAATGGTGTACTCCATCAAGTGACCCAAGTGAGCAAGAGCATTAGCATAAAATTTTCTTTCTTTGTACACATATGATGGATTTCACAATCCCAATGTTGATTCCAAAGGGTCCGACAGTCACTGATCGGTTGCAGAAGATGTGAAGAAACAACATCACCCTTAACCAAATTAACTGCTAAAAGAAAGTCTGATTCCACAATCACATTGCCAACTTCAAACCTTCTCTAAGAGCAAATAAAATATATAGAAGGTTGAATTAGTAGTAAAAAAAACTTGACTGAATAGATAATATGAATGGACTCAATTTACAATCTaaaataatttgattttattCTAGTAAAAAAGAATaagattcaaaatattttcaacccACTTAACTCGACTTGTTGCATCCTCGCTATTTATCATTATGAATTTTTTTTGGATGAATTTAAGTTAATTGATTTGTTGTTTTTGTTATAATGGAAGATCTTATTTATCTATCTAGTCTTCATTCCATTATCTCCAACAGTTGAAACAGACACGCTAATTATTAACTAACATACTTTTTTagtaaatcaccatgattaacagtAAAATGAGCAAATGGGCAACCAGAGACCTATAATGCTCAACAGTCAAGTGGGGAATAACTGATGGGGATTGGTGGCAGGGGCACCGTGCCACTGAATGACGACTTGCTCCATTATAGCCTCAAAATGGAGTCACTGTCATAATATACAGTTACTTCTCTTCCCTAGTGCAAACATGCCCCAGTTAACTATCATGCCATGCATACTTAACATGGCCTACCCATTATTGCAAATCCTTTAAAGAAATTAGTAGCTATTAATTAAAACCTCTATTTAcactaattattaataattaaatttagatGTTATCTGAAAGAAGTGAGAgattttttttacataatttataatttatttttacatagcATAAttagttataataaaattaactacGCATATATATAGTTATTAaccataaatatattatttttcaatATGTTTGAGGACATGTATCAGTGATCTATGTTCAACACACCACTCAGACCAAGATTCCCCCAAATTTTAAATTAGTATTCCTACACTAAAGGGACGTTCTATGATTAGGAGTCAAGATTCTTCTTACGTGGGGCATGGACATCCAAGGTTGATTGGTTGTGCTAGCTGTTCAATGTTCATCGGTAAACGAACACAAGGTTAATCAATACTTAATAGCACTCTTATCTCTTAAACGAGATCGAGTATTCGATCCTTGTGGACAGAGAAGGTACTCATTGAAAACACTTTACGCGACCCGACGCGAACATGATTAGTCATGTTCCATTGGATTGGGAACTTGTGGAATATAAAAAAAATCATGACATGTTTGTGTTGGTTTTCTATATGAAATTTGATTATTCTTTTCAAATTAAGAAAAGAataatagaattataattttaattgattgGGTGTATAAACTGCGTATAAGAAATTTGCATGTGGAGTTAGACAAAGGCATCGCAATTaggaaaaagaaggaaaaaaaataataataactagaCAGTGCTTGCATTATTGAAAGAGACAGCAATATCCACCACAATCCACGTACTTATAATTCAACACAGCACAGAGAACTCCTCAGCCAACGAGAAAGAGTCACAACTACATTATGGCTTATGTGGGGATTTTGATGGTGGCTTtcacatttcttcttcttcttctcccaaaGATTTGGCAAGTGGTGAAGATTTGCTTGTGGAGACCTTATGCTTTGTCTAGAAGCTTTGGAAAACAAGGAGTTAAGGGCCCTTCTTACTCTTTCTTCTCGGGATCTCTAAATGAAATGAAAAGGCTCAAGATGGATGCTGCTCAAATTGTTTTGGATACAACCTCAAACGACATCACTCCCAGAGTTCTGCCTCAGTACCACAAATGGTGCCCACGATATGGTGAGTTTTCACTTCTCATCTCTGAGAATCTTATGTTTTGTTTGGGGTGGGGAGAGAGATGAAGACTATTTAATTTTTTCCCTTCTATTTTCCTACTTTAATGAACTCTACTTCCCCTTACCCCTTATGCCCTCCCAAGCAAATCTTTAGTTGATGAAATCTGTGACTGTGAGCATGCTGTAGACGGGTCCATAATAATATGGttggagtatatatatatatatagagagagagagagagagagagagagagagagagatatcaTTTAACGTTACTCCCTTAACGTCATGTTTTTCCACAATTTTCTTAAAGTTGAAATATAGAAGCCTCCTGTTGTTGCATTTTTTTTCATGTGTTAAATTTCATGTATATCTAAAAATTGGACGAAATGTCACATTCAAATTGATATAATGATGAGatgacattaaaattaaatattgtaaGCAATAAATTTTCTCTGATTTggtaaagaaaataaatttctttGGAAATCCGGATTTTAAAGCGACTAACATTATTTAATACAAAAAGCTGTCCTTTTATGTCAAAGTATCTTGCTATTAAAATATTGGGTAAGCAGCGGTAGTGAAGAATAAAGGAACAGCAACATCCATAAAGGGATACCCCATTTGCAGTTTTTAATTGAGGCACTAAACTTGATTAATGCTTTCAACTTTTGCACTGTTTTAACaagaataataataaataatttgagGGCCTGTGGTCTTACTGCGTAGCTGTGTTTTTGGCCTCATCCTCACGCATGTTCTCTGCTAGATATAATTCATGAGATTAATAAGCTACTAGCCTACTAGTTAGGTACTGTAGTGTTGTATATGATAGAGCATTGATGTATTTTATGAGCCAGGAGAAACAATTCTTTATTGGTTTGGGACGAGGCCAGTGGTTTGCATAACGGACCCTGATCTGGCCAAGCAAATACTATCCAACAAGTTTGGTTTCTATGTGAAGCCCAAGTGTAGTCCTGCAATACAGGCACTGACAGGGAATGGAGTAGCTCTAGTCAATGGACTGGAATGGGTTAGGCGCAGAAGGATTGTCAATCCTGCTTTCTCCGTGGACAAGCTCAAGGTCTCAATGAATTGGAATGCAATTACaatatatatgcatatatttgTCGTTTCTTGAATTTTTTTCCTTTATCAGAAGTTTCTTGAATTGACTGGGCATTTTGGCTTCCATTAATCGATTTTGGGTGATGACAGGTCATGGTCAAGAGAATGGCAACATGCTCTATATCCATGCTTGAAGAATGGAAAAATGAGGCCAATGCAGCTGTGGGGCAATGTAGGAAGATTGAAATAAATGGAGAATTTCGAAAGCTTACTGCTGCTATAATAGCCCACACTGCCTTTGGCAGTAGCTATTCTCAAGGGGAAGAAGCTTTTGAAGCACAAAATGAGCTTCAACATTATTGTGCAGCTTCATTTCTTGATGTCTTTATCCCTGGCAGCCAGTAATTTGCCTCATTCCTAATCATATATTTATTCCCCTTATAATTTGGCCAAGTACT harbors:
- the LOC110661709 gene encoding cytochrome P450 709B2; its protein translation is MGYVGVVLVGLVIVVVIRKIWQVFKIVVWRPYVLTKTFEKQGIRGPSYKLLHGSLEEIKELKKLATETVLDTNSNDITRRILPHYHKWSSQYGDTLLYWHGTQPRITITNPELAKQILSNKFGFYEKPKSRPSIRYLTGYGLILVQGLDWVRHRRVLNPAFSIDKLKIMIKKMAECTISMLDEWKNLAGVAADQRIKIEMNGNFQKLTADIIAHTAFGSSYMEGREAFKALRELQKCCVASITDIFIPGSQYLPTPSNIQMWKLNRKLENSLKGIIESRMRAKARTDGCYGDDLLGIMIESSETIADDTKITSKLNMKEIMENCKSFFFAGHETTSNLLTWTVFLLSIHTEWQERLREEVLKECGMGIPDADMLAKLKLVNMVLLEALRLYCPVIMLLRKTSEDMKLGNLLIPKETCITIPIIKIHRSKEYWGEDANEFNPIRFANGVSKAGKHPNALLAFSIGPRVCIGQNFAMLEAKTVLALILQRFSLSLSPEYKHAPVDFLTLHPQYGLPINVKSLLF